The Salvelinus sp. IW2-2015 linkage group LG31, ASM291031v2, whole genome shotgun sequence genome window below encodes:
- the LOC111955768 gene encoding LOW QUALITY PROTEIN: inactive phospholipase C-like protein 2 (The sequence of the model RefSeq protein was modified relative to this genomic sequence to represent the inferred CDS: inserted 1 base in 1 codon; deleted 1 base in 1 codon), whose translation MKPSPGNGVNHQTHREELVSNGGCGMSDTVTAVQTDTSPGSPMTDKPGAGGDTDAKGIPRRSSIIKDGSRAGHERKKTVSFSSSLSERKISSAADCISAMVRGTELRKVRSNSRVYQRYYLLESGLQALRWEPSKKESDKARIAVSSIREVRTGRNTETFRTNGIYDQISEDCAFSIIYGETYEALDLVANSAEVANVWVTGLRYLILYGKHAMDMIASSEDSLRLVWLAEMFSSKVVSNGLGGREEEGISLRSAVGLIKSVNPGVRSGKVERRFKELHRIKERTRGARTTGVRTDVGAVAGPEAIVGTSVVAGTGSGDGIEVEMGAGTRTEVVGKGDGAGTRTDVVGKGDGAGTRTEVVGKGNTDNRRGEIEDRVTKEEFIEVFHELCTRPEIYFLLVQFSSNKEFLDTKDLMKFLEAEQGVAQVTEDTSLELIQSHEPSEEGRRQGCLSLDGFTSYLTSLECHLFDPEHSQVCQDMSQPLSHYYINSSHNTYLIEDQFRGPADITGYIRALKMGCRCVEVDVWDGPDDEPVVYTGHTLTSPVKFXCVLEVXGXFXFXASEXPLILXXENHCSPSQQRVMLQHLRRILGERLYTEPLREGEGYLPSPHALRGKILLKGQKLKEGCGETEGDVTDEDEAAEMCKRMKAGNSEGGGGEGGQKGGGGGVTSSVKTLTPAPPSKRFQLLKELSDLVTLCKSVRFTDFQKSFSTQKPWEFCSFNETLAVRCASERPGDFVNYNKHFLSRVYPSAMRIDSSNMNPQDMWKCGCQIVAMNYQTPGLMMDLNIAWFRQNGNCGYVLRPTIMRQEVSYFSANTRESVPGVSPQLLHVKVISGQNLPRPSGSGAKGDVVDPYVYVEIHGIPADCAERRTRTVVENGDNPIFDESFEFQINLPELAMVRFVVLDDEFIGDEFIGQYTIPLECLQPGYRHVPLQSLMGEDLPYARLFVHVALTNRRGGGKSHKRGLSVRKARRGREYAALRDLGVKALDDVFKMAAPSLKEATDMRENMQNSVAVFRDLCGVSAVATLMQCVLAWGPEWRGLSGPLLLFELTGASYPSMASQGPLPDVLRRCVHYEMMIQASRAVIELSDGVYDRILQIQTTAMEFHEKLKPMAVKEGLKGRKVTRAVESFSWNITILKGQADLLKRAKMEVQENYKQVYYAXLTSNLSKGGTGETTHTGAAWTPFLQCRVQLRQEVSLRHRRLG comes from the exons gatggTTCTCGTGCTGGTCATGAGAGGAAGAAGACGGTCTCCTTCAGCAGCAGTCTCTCTGAGAGGAAGATCAGCAGCGCTGCAGACTGCATCAGTGCTATG GTGAGGGGTACTGAGCTGCGGAAGGTGCGCTCCAACTCACGGGTCTACCAACGCTACTACCTGCTGGAGTCAGGTCTGCAGGCCCTGCGATGGGAGCCCTCCAAGAAGGAGTCAGACAAGGCCCGCATCGCTGTCTCCTCCATCAGAGAG GTCCGCACCGGCCGCAACACAGAGACATTTAGGACCAACGGCATCTATGACCAGATCTCTGAGGACTGTGCCTTCTCTATCATCTACGGAGAGACCTATGAAGCTCTGGACCTGGTAGCTAACTCTGCAGAGGTGGCCAACGTTTGGGTAACTGGCCTGAG GTATCTGATTCTGTATGGGAAGCATGCCATGGACATGATAGCCAGCAGTGAGGACAGCCTTCGTCTCGTCTGGCTAGCAGAGATGTTCTCCTCTAAGGTTGTTTCAAATGGACtcggtggaagagaggaggaggggatcaGTTTGCGGTCGGCTGTAGGACTGATCAAGAGTGTTAACCCTGGAGTGAGGAGTGGGAAAGTAGAACGCAGGTTTAAGGAGCTCCATCGAATCAAAGAGAGGACGAGGGGGGCTCGGACAACTGGAGTTCGAACTGATGTTGGGGCTGTGGCTGGACCTGAAGCAATTGTTGGGACTTCAGTTGTAGCTGGGACTGGTTCTGGGGATGGAATTGAGGTG GAGATGGGGGCTGGGACTAGAACCGAGGTGGTGGGTAAAGGAGATGGGGCTGGGACTAGAACTGATGTGGTCGGTAAAGGAGATGGGGCTGGGACTAGAACTGAGGTGGTGGGTAAAGGTAACACAGACAACAGAAGAGGAGAAATAGAGGACAGGGTCACCAAGGAGGAGTTCATTGAGGTATTTCACGAACTTTGCACCCGACCGGAGATCTACTTCCTGCTTGTGCAGTTCTCTAGCAACAAGGAGTTCCTGGATACCAAAGATCTGATGAAGTTCCTGGAAGCTGAGCAGGGCGTGGCTCAG GTGACTGAAGACACCAGTCTGGAGCTCATTCAATCCCACGAGCCGTCGGAGGAGGGCCGTCGCCAGGGCTGCCTCTCATTGGACGGTTTCACCAGCTATCTTACCTCCCTGGAGTGCCACCTGTTTGACCCGGAGCACAGCCAGGTATGCCAGGACATGAGCCAGCCCTTATCCCACTACTACATCAACTCCTCCCACAACACCTATCTCATCGAGGACCAGTTCAGGGGGCCCGCTGACATCACCGGCTACATCCGGGCTTTAAAGATGGGCTGCAGGTGTGTGGAGGTGGACGTGTGGGACGGCCCTGACGACGAACCCGTGGTTTATACCGGTCACACCCTCACCTCGCCCGTCAAGTTCCYCTGTGTCCTGGARGTGATRGGMRGRTTTMCYTTCGKYGCMTCYGAGTMTCCWCTYATCCTGTGRMTGGAGAACCACTGCTCCCCCAGCCAGCAGAGAGTCATGCTCCAGCACCTGAGGAGGATCCTAGGGGAGAGGTTGTACACGGAGCCCCTCAGGGAAGGGGAGGGGTACCTGCCCTCGCCCCATGCCCTGAGGGGCAAGATCCTGCTGAAGGGGCAGAAGTTGAAGGAGGGGTGTGGTGAGACGGAGGGGGATGTGACTGATGAAGACGAGGCGGCGGAGATGTGCAAGAGGATGAAGGCTGGTaacagtgaaggaggaggaggggaggggggacagAAAGGTGGCGGGGGGGGTGTTACTAGTAGTGTGAAAACCCTGACCCCTGCTCCTCCCTCTAAACGGTTCCAGCTTCTGAAGGAGCTCTCGGACTTGGTGACTCTGTGCAAGTCGGTACGCTTCACGGACTTCCAGAAGTCTTTCTCAACCCAGAAACCCTGGGAGTTCTGCTCGTTCAACGAGACCCTAGCGGTGCGCTGCGCCAGCGAGCGCCCGGGAGACTTTGTCAACTACAACAAGCACTTCCTGTCGCGGGTCTACCCCAGCGCCATGCGCATCGACTCCAGCAACATGAACCCACAGGACATGTGGAAGTGCGGTTGTCAGATTGTGGCTATGAACTACCAGACGCCCGGGTTGATGATGGACCTAAACATCGCTTGGTTCCGCCAGAACGGGAATTGTGGGTACGTGCTGCGACCCACCATCATGCGACAGGAGGTTTCATATTTCAGCGCCAATACAAGAGAATCTGTGCCGGGTGTGTCCCCTCAGCTGCTCCATGTTAAG GTGATCAGTGGTCAGAACCTGCCCCGTCCGAGTGGTTCTGGAGCTAAAGGAGATGTGGTGGACCCGTATGTCTACGTGGAGATCCATGGAATCCCTGCCGACTGTGCCGAGCGCCGCACCCGCACGGTGGTGGAGAACGGAGACAACCCCATCTTCGACGAAAGCTTTGAGTTCCAGATCAACCTGCCCGAGCTGGCCATGGTGCGCTTCGTGGTGCTTGATGATGAATTCATAGGGGACGAGTTCATAG GTCAGTATACCATTCCCCTGGAGTGCTTACAGCCAGGCTACCGGCACGTACCATTACAGTCTCTGATGGGGGAGGACCTCCCGTACGCCCGGCTGTTCGTCCATGTGGCTCTCACCAACCGGAGAGGAGGGGGCAAGTCCCACAAGCGGGGGCTGTCTGTGCGAAAAGCGAGGCGAGGGAGGGAGTATGCTGCACTCAGGGACCTGGGGGTCAAAGCCTTGGATGATGTTTTCAAAATGGCGGCCCCGTCATTGAAGGAAGCCACAGACATGCGGGAGAACAtgcag aACTCGGTGGCAGTGTTCAGGGATCTGTGTGGGGTGTCAGCGGTGGCTACACTCATGCAGTGTGTGTTGGCCTGGGGGCCCGAGTGGCGGGGGCTGAGCGGCCCCCTGCTGCTGTTTGAGCTGACAGGAGCATCGTACCCCTCCATGGCGTCTCAGGGC CCCCTGCCGGACGTCCTACGCAGGTGTGTCCACTACGAAATG ATGATCCAGGCGAGCAGAGCGGTGATCGAGCTGTCAGACGGAGTCTACGACAGGATCCTACAGATACAGACaacag CCATGGAGTTCCATGAGAAGTTAAAGCCCATGGCAGTGAAGGAGGGGCTTAAAGGTCGTAAGGTCACCAGAGCTGTGGAGAGTTTCAGCTGGAACATCACCATATTGAag gggcAGGCAGACCTGCTGAAACGGGCTAAGATGGAGGTGCAGGAGAACTATAAGCAGGTCTACTACG gcctgacctctaacctcagtAAGGGCGGGACAGGAGAGACAACCCACACCGGCGCAGCCTGGACGCCCTTCCTTCAATGTCGGGTACAGCTCCGGCAAGAAGTTTCCCTTAGGCACAGACGTCTAGGATAG